The Cydia amplana chromosome 19, ilCydAmpl1.1, whole genome shotgun sequence genome includes a window with the following:
- the LOC134657192 gene encoding uncharacterized protein LOC134657192, whose product MDSILPPPPPFSFVNSLENVTTGNLSKEWEKWKNAFLIYYEACELSKKDKKVQLSILLHIIGEQCREVYEQFDKSSITTSTELLAKFDSFFLPQKNLTIERHRFFTRDQKEGESIEQYSFELKKLASSCEFKDLMETLIRDRLICGIKDQAIRERLLREPELTLKKSLDICNVAQISKVQAGAIKKESVEHHAYAVQRDYFGHHGVVRETVCEDSSDVNRVMWVSRRGAPAHRGATRGWPRGRKQLSRPRAFPRWDPPMQRNQLTHKHGRGSERSAWCSMCGYEHGNSRCPAAGKRCLNCNRFDHFSRMCTIYEIQADDSTDQVEGPTDWVNSMTVARKANGDIRICLDPRDLNLAIKREHFKLPTLDEITANLGGSKTVIPPDRWGY is encoded by the exons ATGGACTCGATTTTGCCACCACCGCCGCCATTTTCGTTCGTTAATAGTTTAGAAAATGTTACGACGGGAAATTTATCAAAAGAGTGGGAAAAATGGAAGAACGCATTTCTCATTTATTATGAAGCGTGTGAGCTGTCGAAGAAAGACAAGAAAGTGCAATTAAGCATCCTTTTACATATCATCGGCGAGCAGTGCCGAGAAGTGTACGAGCAATTTGATAAATCGTCGATAACGACATCAACGGAATTATTGGCTAAGTTTGACTCATTTTTCCTGCCTCAAAAGAATCTAACTATTGAACGGCACAGATTTTTTACTCGCGATCAAAAGGAAGGCGAGTCTATCGAACAATACTCGTTCGAGTTAAAAAAATTGGCGAGTTCGTGTGAATTTAAAGACCTAATGGAGACGTTAATTCGGGACAGACTTATTTGTGGAATAAAGGACCAGGCGATTCGGGAAAGACTACTACGGGAACCAGAGTTAACTTTGAAAAAATCATTAGATATTTGTAATGTTGCGCAAATTTCGAAGGTACAGGCCGGAGCCATAAAAAAAGAATCTGTGGAGCATCATGCCTATGCGGTACAACGAGATTATTTTGGGCATCACGGAGTAGTGCGGGAAACGGTTTGTGAAGACAGTAGTGATGTAAATCGCGTAATGTGGGTATCTCGGCGAGGAGCGCCCGCGCATCGAGGAGCAACGCGCGGGTGGCCCCGCGGTCGTAAGCAGCTATCGCGTCCTCGTGCGTTCCCC CGCTGGGATCCACCGATGCAACGAAATCAGCTGACGCACAAACACGGTCGTGGTAGTGAGCGTAGTGCATGGTGTTCAATGTGTGGTTATGAACATGGGAACTCTAGATGTCCTGCTGCAGGAAAGAGGTGTTTGAACTGCAACCGATTTGATCACTTTTCCCGGATGTGCACAATTTACGAAATTCAAGCGGATGACTCAACCGATCAG GTTGAGGGCCCGACAGACTGGGTCAACAGCATGACAGTCGCTAGAAAGGCCAACGGGGACATTAGGATTTGCTTGGATCCACGTGATTTAAATTTAGCAATCAAGCGCGAGCATTTTAAACTGCCTACTTTGGACGAAATTACAGCTAACCTAGGTGGATCCAA GACGGTCATTCCACCTGATCGATGGGGCTACTAA